The following proteins come from a genomic window of Macadamia integrifolia cultivar HAES 741 chromosome 14, SCU_Mint_v3, whole genome shotgun sequence:
- the LOC122061579 gene encoding probable GABA transporter 2: MDEEISKPRGLPEENGRENDAGVQFVLESKGKWWHAGYHLTTAIVGPTILALPYTFSGMGWAVGFLCLTVIGLVTFYAYYLMSKVLDHCEKQGRRHFRFRELAADVFGSGWMFYFVIIVQTAVNTGVAIGTILLSGECIEIVYSSIYPDGPLKLYGFIAMVTVAMMFLSQFPSFHSLRYINFISLLLCLSYTSLVVGACIHAGLSKNAPPKDYSLDPSKSIRTFNAFTSISILAAIFGNGILPEIQATLAPPATGKMLKGLLMCYTVIFFTFYSASISGYWAFGNQASSNILKSLLPDNGPALAPVWVVGLAVIFVLLQLFAIGLVYSQVAYEIMEKKSADVSQGMFSKRNLIPRLLLRSLYIIFCGFFAAMLPFFGDINGVVGSIGFIPLDFVLPMLLYNMTHKPSKTSFTYWLNVSIMFVFTGAGLLGAFSSIRKLVLDANSFKLFSSDVVD, encoded by the exons atggatgaagagatttcaAAACCCAGAGGTTTACCAGAGGAGAATGGCCGGGAAAATGATGCCGGAGTTCAGTTTGTTCTTGAATCgaaag gGAAGTGGTGGCACGCAGGGTATCATTTGACGACGGCGATAGTAGGTCCGACGATATTGGCGTTGCCGTACACATTTAGTGGGATGGGATGGGCGGTGGGATTCCTCTGTTTAACGGTTATAGGACTCGTCACCTTTTATGCCTATTATCTAATGTCAAAGGTCCTCGATCACTGCGAGAAACAAGGTCGCCGTCATTTTCGCTTCCGGGAACTCGCCGCCGACGTCTTCg GTTCCGGGTGGATGTTTTATTTTGTAATCATCGTCCAAACAGCTGTCAACACCGGAGTTGCCATTGGTACTATATTGCTTTCCGGAGAATGTATTGAG ATTGTGTACTCAAGTATTTACCCGGATGGACCCTTGAAACTATATGGGTTCATAGCAATGGTGACAGTGGCTATGATGTTTCTCTCCCAATTTCCAAGCTTTCACTCCTTGAGATACATTAACTTCATCTCACTTCTTCTATGCCTCAGCTACACTTCTCTGGTGGTTGGTGCATGCATTCATGCAG GTCTCTCCAAAAATGCCCCTCCCAAAGACTACTCTTTAgacccttcaaaatcaataagAACATTCAATGCTTTCACTTCCATTTCCATTTTGGCTGCCATCTTTGGGAATGGGATACTACCAGAGATACAA GCTACCCTAGCTCCACCAGCTACAGGGAAGATGCTGAAAGGTCTCCTTATGTGTTATACTGTGATATTTTTCACCTTCTATTCAGCCTCAATTTCTGGATATTGGGCATTTGGAAACCAAGCTAGTTCTAACATTCTTAAGAGCCTATTGCCGGATAATGGACCTGCACTGGCTCCAGTATGGGTTGTTGGCCTTGCAGTCATTTTTGTTCTCCTTCAGCTCTTTGCCATTGGCCTG GTGTATTCTCAAGTTGCCTATGAGATTATGGAAAAGAAGTCAGCTGATGTGAGTCAAGGAATGTTCTCCAAAAGAAACCTAATTCCAAGGCTACTTCTTAGATCTCTGTATATCATTTTTTGTGGGTTTTTTGCTGCAATGCTTCCATTCTTTGGAGATATAAATGGGGTTGTAGGATCCATTGGTTTCATTCCCTTAGATTTTGTACTCCCAATGCTTCTCTACAACATGACCCATAAACCTTCAAAAACATCCTTTACCTATTGGCTCAATGTGTCCATCATGTTTGTCTTCACTGGGGCAGGTCTCTTGGGTGCCTTCTCTTCTATAAGGAAGCTGGTTCTTGATGCTAACAGTTTCAAGCTCTTTAGTAGTGATGTTGTTGATTGA
- the LOC122061678 gene encoding hydroquinone glucosyltransferase-like has protein sequence TRISLTITCSLASLFETLKAFSATHVLVALVVDIFGTDAFDVGQEVGVSPYIFFPSTAMLLSLSLYLPKLDEMYIGEYRDMKEPLKLPGCVPVLGTDLVDPMQDRTNYGYKLFLHHCKRFRMADGILINTFMGLVVGALKALKDGSDPTTPPVYLVGPLIQKGSRVGVDDLECLRWLDDQPTGSVLFVSFGSGGTLSMDQQNPLALGLKMSEQKFNMIGGTLSPLWCLFFLRTRGDEK, from the coding sequence ACCCGAATCTCCCTCACAATAACTTGTTCTCTCGCTTCTCTCTTTGAAACCTTAAAGGCCTTCTCTGCAACTCATGTCTTGGTTGCCTTAGTTGTTGATATCTTTGGAACTGATGCTTTCGATGTAGGCCAGGAAGTTGGTGTTTCTCCTTACATCTTCTTCCCCTCCACAGCTATGCTTCTTTCTTTGTCTCTCTATCTGCCAAAGCTCGATGAGATGTACATTGGAGAGTATAGAGACATGAAAGAACCACTGAAATTGCCTGGGTGTGTGCCGGTTCTTGGAACTGACTTGGTGGATCCAATGCAAGACAGGACCAATTATGGCTATAAGTTATTTCTCCACCACTGCAAACGTTTTAGGATGGCTGATGGGATTTTGATAAATACATTCATGGGCTTGGTAGTGGGAGCTCTTaaggctttgaaggatggctcAGACCCAACCACTCCGCCGGTCTACTTGGTCGGACCACTGATTCAAAAAGGTTCGAGGGTTGGGGTTGATGACCTGGAGTGCCTGCGATGGTTAGATGACCAGCCAACCGGTTCGGTTCTATTTGTATCGTTTGGAAGTGGTGGGACCCTCTCGATGGATCAGCAAAATCCATTGGCTTTGGGATTGAAGATGAGTGAGCAAAAATTTAACATGATTGGTGGGACCCTCTCACCATTGTGGTGTCTCTTCTTTTTAAGAACAAGAGGGgatgaaaaataa
- the LOC122061095 gene encoding hydroquinone glucosyltransferase-like translates to MELETADQQTPHVILLPNPWIGHIIPLAELAKRLILHNFTVTFTIPTYGNPSKAQQDILDALPKPFINYIYLTPIDFTDLPNNATIETRIGLTASRSLPSLRETLKVFSATHRLVALVVDVFGTDAFDVAKEFNISPYLFFPSTAMLLSLALHLPKLDEVYNGEYRDMLEPLKLPGCVPILGTDLVDPMQDRSSDGYKLFLHHSKRYRMAEGILINTFMGLEVGALKALEDGSDPTIPPVYPVGPLIQMGSRVGVDDRVECLQWLDDQPTGSVLFVSFGSGGTLSMEQQNELALGLELSEQKFLWVIRNPTQTSANVSYLNAQGMQDPFDFLPEGFLERTKGKGLVVPSWAPQIEVLSHGSTGGFITHCGWNSILESVVHGVPLIAWPLYAEQRMNSRILVEDLKVALRLRVEENGIVGRAVIASTLKCLMEGEEGKRIRNQMRVLQASTEKVPCEDGYTPKSLSKIAQKWKSQLAI, encoded by the coding sequence ATGGAATTGGAAACAGCTGATCAACAAACTCCCCACGTTATACTTTTACCTAATCCATGGATTGGCCACATAATCCCTCTCGCTGAGCTAGCCAAACGACTCATCCTCCACAACTTCACAGTCACCTTCACTATCCCCACCTATGGTAACCCTTCTAAAGCCCAGCAAGATATCCTTGATGCCCTCCCCAAACCCTTCATCAATTACATCTATCTCACCCCTATCGATTTCACTGACCTACCCAACAATGCCACAATCGAAACTCGCATCGGCCTCACCGCATCTCgttcccttccttctctccgTGAAACCTTAAAGGTCTTCTCTGCAACTCATCGTCTTGTTGCCTTAGTTGTTGATGTCTTTGGCACTGATGCATTTGATGTAGCCAAGGAATTCAATATTTCACCTtacctcttcttcccttccacAGCTATGCTTCTTTCATTGGCTCTCCATTTGCCAAAACTCGATGAGGTTTACAATGGAGAGTATAGAGACATGCTAGAGCCACTGAAATTGCCCGGGTGTGTCCCTATTCTTGGAACTGATTTGGTAGATCCAATGCAAGACAGGAGCAGTGATGGCTATAAGTTATTTCTCCACCACTCCAAACGTTATAGGATGGCTGAGGGAATTTTGATAAACACCTTCATGGGCCTGGAAGTGGGGGCTCTTAAGGCTTTGGAGGATGGATCGGACCCAACCATCCCACCGGTTTACCCAGTTGGACCGCTCATTCAGATGGGATCGAGGGTTGGGGTTGATGATCGCGTGGAGTGCTTGCAGTGGTTGGACGACCAACCAACCGGTTCGGTTCTATTTGTATCGTTTGGGAGTGGTGGGACCCTCTCGATGGAGCAGCAAAATGAATTGGCTTTGGGATTGGAGCTGAGTGAGCAAAAATTTTTATGGGTCATTAGGAACCCAACTCAAACCTCAGCAAATGTCTCCTATTTGAATGCTCAAGGCATGCAAGATCCATTTGATTTCTTGCCCGAGGGGTTCTTGGAGAGGACTAAAGGGAAGGGCCTAGTGGTGCCCTCATGGGCCCCTCAAATAGAAGTGCTTAGCCATGGTTCGACCGGAGGGTTTATAACCCACTGTGGGTGGAACTCAATCCTCGAGAGTGTGGTACATGGTGTGCCTTTGATTGCATGGCCTCTCTATGCAGAACAGAGAATGAACTCAAGGATACTGGTAGAGGATTTGAAGGTGGCACTCAGGCTTAGAGTAGAGGAAAATGGAATAGTGGGGCGAGCTGTGATTGCAAGCACTCTCAAATGCCTCatggaaggagaggaaggaaagagaattCGAAACCAGATGAGAGTCCTCCAAGCTTCAACAGAGAAGGTTCCCTGTGAGGACGGGTATACACCAAAATCACTCTCAAAGATTGCACAAAAGTGGAAGTCTCAACTGGCCATTTGA
- the LOC122061096 gene encoding hydroquinone glucosyltransferase-like: MEATDDLQTPHLILLPSPGIGHLIPLVELAKRLILHNFSITFTIPTDGNPSKAQQDLLDSLPKPINYIYLSPVDLTDLPNDVTIETRISLTATRSLPSLRETLKAFSATHRVVALVVDGFSTDAFDVAKEFNISPYLFFSSAAILLSLILYLPKLDEMYTGEYRDMPESLKLPGCVPIPGTDLVDPMQDRSNDGYKFFLHHSKRFRMAEGILINTFMGLEVGALKALKDGSDPTIPPVYPVGPLIQMGSKVGVDDQVECLRWLDDQPTGSVLFVSFGSGGTLSLEQQNELALGLELSEQKFLWVMKSPTQTTANASYFNAQTIQDPFAFLPEGFLERTKGRGLVVPSWAPQIQVLSHGSTGGFITHCGWNSTLESVVHGVPLIAWPLYAEQKMNAKILVEDLKIALRPRSEENGAVGRAEIATTVKCLMEGEEGKKIRNRMSVLKAAAEKVLYEDGNTPNSLSEVAQKWK; encoded by the coding sequence ATGGAAGCAACTGATGATCTACAAACTCCCCACCTTATCCTTCTACCCAGTCCAGGTATTGGCCACTTAATCCCTCTTGTAGAGCTAGCCAAAAGACTCATCCTCCACAActtctccatcaccttcacTATCCCAACCGATGGTAACCCTTCTAAAGCTCAACAAGATCTCCTTGATTCCCTACCCAAACCCATCAACTACATCTATCTCTCCCCTGTTGATCTCACTGACTTACCCAACGATGTCACCATCGAAACTCGCATCAGCCTCACAGCGACTCgttcccttccttctctccgTGAAACCTTGAAGGCCTTCTCTGCAACTCATCGAGTTGTTGCCTTAGTCGTTGATGGCTTCAGTACTGATGCTTTTGATGTAGCTAAGGAATTCAATATTTCCCCTTACCTGTTCTTCTCATCTGCAGCTATActtctttctttgattctctaTCTTCCAAAGCTCGATGAGATGTACACTGGAGAGTATAGAGACATGCCCGAGTCGCTGAAATTACCCGGGTGTGTGCCGATTCCTGGAACTGATTTGGTGGATCCGATGCAAGACAGGAGCAATGATGGTTACAAGTTCTTTCTCCACCACTCCAAACGTTTTAGGATGGCTGAGGGTATTTTGATAAATACCTTCATGGGCTTGGAAGTGGGGGCTCTTAAGGCTTTGAAGGATGGATCAGACCCAACCATTCCACCGGTTTACCCAGTTGGACCGCTCATTCAGATGGGATCGAAGGTCGGGGTTGATGATCAAGTGGAGTGCCTGCGATGGTTGGATGATCAGCCGACCGGTTCGGTTCTATTTGTATCGTTTGGGAGTGGTGGGACCCTTTCACTAGAGCAGCAAAATGAATTGGCCTTAGGATTGGAGTTGAGTGAGCAAAAATTTTTATGGGTCATGAAGAGTCCAACTCAAACCACTGCAAATGCTTCCTATTTCAATGCCCAGACCATACAAGACCCATTTGCTTTCTTGCCTGAAGGGTTCTTGGAGAGGACCAAAGGGAGGGGACTAGTTGTACCCTCATGGGCTCCTCAAATACAAGTTCTTAGCCATGGCTCGACCGGAGGGTTCATTACCCATTGTGGGTGGAATTCGACCCTAGAGAGCGTGGTGCATGGTGTGCCATTGATTGCATGGCCTCTTTATGCAGAACAGAAGATGAATGCAAAGATATTGGTGGAGGATTTGAAAATTGCACTGAGACCTAGATCAGAGGAAAATGGAGCAGTGGGGCGAGCCGAAATTGCGACCACAGTGAAATGCCTCatggaaggagaggaaggaaagaaaattcgAAACCGGATGAGTGTCCTCAAGGCTGCAGCAGAAAAGGTTCTCTATGAGGATGGAAACACACCAAACTCACTATCAGAGGTGGCACAAAAGTGGAAGTGA